A part of Amycolatopsis camponoti genomic DNA contains:
- a CDS encoding amino acid ABC transporter ATP-binding protein, translating to MSEPLLRAVGVKKSYGHTEVLGGIDLDVHKGQVVCLLGPSGAGKSTFLRCINHLETIDAGQIWVDGEPIGFRQRGGKLYELRERDVARQRRDIGMVFQRFNLFAHRTALENVSEGPIRVLGLKPDEARKQGLELLDRVGLGHRGDAYPAQLSGGQQQRVAIARSLAMKPKLMLFDEPTSALDPELVGEVLEVMSTLAGEGMTMVVVTHEMSFAAEAADEVVFLADGAVVETGPPSEVLSAPKHERTRQFLARILA from the coding sequence GTGTCTGAGCCGCTGCTGCGCGCCGTCGGCGTCAAGAAGTCCTACGGCCACACCGAGGTCCTCGGCGGCATCGACCTGGACGTCCACAAGGGACAGGTCGTCTGCCTGCTCGGGCCGTCCGGCGCCGGGAAGAGCACGTTCCTGCGCTGCATCAACCACCTCGAGACGATCGACGCCGGCCAGATCTGGGTCGACGGCGAGCCGATCGGCTTCCGGCAGCGCGGCGGGAAGCTGTACGAACTGCGCGAACGCGACGTCGCCCGCCAGCGCCGCGACATCGGCATGGTCTTCCAGCGGTTCAACCTGTTCGCGCACCGGACGGCCCTGGAGAACGTCAGCGAGGGCCCGATCCGGGTCCTCGGCCTCAAACCGGACGAGGCGCGCAAGCAGGGCCTCGAGCTGCTCGACCGCGTGGGCCTCGGGCACCGCGGTGACGCCTACCCGGCGCAGCTGTCCGGCGGGCAGCAACAGCGCGTCGCGATCGCGCGGTCGCTGGCGATGAAACCCAAGCTGATGCTGTTCGACGAGCCGACGTCGGCGCTGGACCCGGAGCTGGTCGGGGAGGTGCTGGAAGTGATGAGTACGTTGGCGGGGGAGGGGATGACGATGGTCGTCGTGACGCACGAAATGAGCTTCGCCGCGGAGGCCGCCGACGAGGTGGTGTTCCTGGCCGACGGCGCCGTCGTCGAGACCGGGCCGCCTTCGGAGGTGCTCAGCGCCCCGAAGCACGAGCGGACCCGGCAGTTCCTGGCGAGGATCCTCGCGTGA
- a CDS encoding ABC transporter ATP-binding protein, whose amino-acid sequence MTGGPAFALQGLTKRFGRVTAVDGVSVEVARGEVVALLGPNGAGKSTTVDMLLGLTKPDAGAVTVAGGSPREAVDRGLVGAMMQNGALLGDATVGEIVDLIVSTHVQPLPAAEVIARADLENLVKRRCGKLSGGERQRVRFALALAGDPQVLVLDEPTAAMDVDGRRAFWAAIREFAATGRTILFATHYLAEAEDYADRVVLMRHGVVVADGPVAEVRAGVSGRVLKAVVPDATEADLARLPGVTTVQLRAGRAELACSDSDAAIRALLAKYPRAAGIEITALGLEEAFLALTADETEGAAA is encoded by the coding sequence ATGACTGGGGGACCGGCGTTCGCGCTCCAAGGGCTGACCAAGCGGTTCGGGCGGGTCACCGCCGTCGACGGGGTTTCCGTCGAGGTCGCGCGCGGCGAGGTCGTCGCGCTGCTCGGGCCGAACGGGGCGGGCAAGTCGACCACCGTCGACATGCTGCTCGGGCTGACCAAGCCGGACGCGGGGGCGGTGACCGTCGCCGGGGGCAGCCCGCGTGAGGCCGTCGACCGCGGGCTGGTCGGCGCCATGATGCAGAACGGTGCGCTGCTGGGGGACGCCACGGTCGGCGAGATCGTCGACCTCATCGTCTCGACGCACGTCCAGCCGCTGCCCGCCGCGGAGGTGATCGCGCGGGCCGACCTGGAGAACCTCGTCAAGCGCCGCTGCGGCAAGCTCTCCGGCGGCGAACGGCAGCGCGTCCGCTTCGCCCTCGCGCTGGCCGGCGACCCGCAGGTGCTGGTGCTCGACGAGCCCACCGCCGCGATGGACGTCGACGGCAGGCGGGCGTTCTGGGCGGCCATCCGCGAGTTCGCCGCCACCGGCCGGACCATCCTGTTCGCGACGCACTACCTCGCCGAGGCCGAGGACTACGCCGACCGCGTCGTGCTGATGCGCCACGGCGTCGTCGTCGCCGACGGCCCGGTCGCCGAGGTCCGGGCCGGGGTGTCCGGGCGGGTGCTCAAGGCCGTCGTGCCGGACGCCACCGAAGCGGACCTGGCGCGTCTCCCCGGCGTCACGACCGTCCAGCTGCGCGCCGGCCGTGCCGAGCTGGCCTGCTCCGACTCCGACGCCGCCATCCGCGCGTTGCTGGCGAAGTACCCGCGGGCGGCCGGCATCGAAATCACCGCGCTGGGCCTCGAAGAGGCCTTCCTGGCGCTCACCGCAGACGAGACCGAAGGGGCGGCCGCGTGA
- a CDS encoding Gfo/Idh/MocA family protein, whose product MSLRIGILGAASIAPAALVKPASSNSSVSVKAVAARSKERAQAFATRHGIARVHASYEALLADPDLDAVYNPLPNGLHGRWTRAALEAGKHVLCEKPFTANAAEAREIARLAGESDRVVMEAFHYRYHPLALRVEEIVASGELGTLERVETALCFPLPKFSDIRYNLGLAGGATMDAGCYAVHMARTFGGGETPSVVSATAKLRSPGVDRAMTAELRYPSGHTGRVECSMWSSSVLKISAKVTGSKGSLSVINPLMPQAYHRFSVRVGGARRTEKFPRRATYEYQLDAFAAAVLHGEPVKTSAADAVETMTVIDEIYRAAGLPVREPS is encoded by the coding sequence ATGAGCCTCCGGATCGGCATCCTCGGGGCGGCGAGCATCGCCCCCGCTGCCCTGGTCAAGCCCGCTTCTTCGAACTCTTCGGTCTCGGTGAAGGCGGTCGCGGCGCGCTCGAAGGAACGCGCGCAAGCGTTTGCCACTCGGCACGGGATCGCCCGGGTGCATGCGTCGTACGAGGCGCTGCTCGCCGATCCGGACCTCGACGCCGTGTACAACCCGCTGCCGAACGGCCTCCACGGCCGGTGGACGCGGGCGGCCCTGGAAGCGGGCAAGCACGTGCTGTGCGAGAAGCCGTTCACGGCCAACGCGGCGGAGGCGCGGGAGATCGCCCGCCTGGCCGGCGAGTCCGATCGCGTCGTGATGGAGGCGTTCCACTACCGCTACCACCCGCTGGCGCTGCGGGTGGAGGAGATCGTGGCGTCGGGCGAGCTGGGCACGCTGGAGCGCGTGGAGACGGCGTTGTGCTTCCCGCTGCCGAAGTTCTCGGACATCCGCTACAACCTCGGACTGGCGGGCGGCGCGACGATGGACGCGGGCTGCTACGCGGTCCACATGGCCCGGACCTTCGGCGGCGGCGAGACGCCGTCCGTGGTTTCGGCCACGGCGAAGCTGCGGTCCCCCGGCGTCGACCGGGCGATGACGGCGGAGCTTCGCTACCCGTCGGGTCACACCGGCCGGGTGGAGTGCTCGATGTGGTCGTCGTCGGTGCTGAAGATCAGCGCGAAGGTGACCGGCTCGAAGGGCTCGCTCAGCGTGATCAACCCGCTGATGCCCCAGGCGTACCACCGGTTTTCGGTCCGGGTGGGCGGCGCTCGCCGCACGGAGAAGTTCCCCCGCCGGGCGACGTACGAGTACCAGCTGGACGCGTTCGCGGCGGCCGTCCTGCACGGCGAACCGGTGAAGACCTCGGCGGCCGACGCGGTCGAGACGATGACCGTGATCGACGAGATCTACCGCGCGGCCGGGCTCCCGGTGCGAGAGCCCAGCTGA
- a CDS encoding ABC transporter permease: MNTTYLSLEIKRIVRSPQFTIFTIGMPVAMFVLFGSIFGKLIAPNGIAADVQTMINLAAYGASGGALFTGTRVAQERTDGWQRQLRLTPMRGPGYLVVKVISAMAVALPVLLVVFLAGLALGVHMTAAQWGLVLVSLWVGVLPFAVLGLAIGLFGKGDTVGAVTGALMMPLGMLGGLWIPLYVLPDWMATLAHFFPTYWLGRLGLEPLAHAGGLGLAVLVLAGWLVVPALVVVRRFRLDTARL, translated from the coding sequence GTGAACACCACCTACCTGAGCCTGGAGATCAAGCGGATCGTCCGCAGTCCGCAGTTCACGATCTTCACCATCGGCATGCCGGTGGCGATGTTCGTCCTGTTCGGCTCGATCTTCGGCAAGCTCATCGCGCCGAACGGCATCGCGGCGGACGTCCAGACGATGATCAACCTCGCCGCGTACGGCGCGAGCGGCGGCGCCCTGTTCACCGGGACCCGGGTGGCGCAGGAACGCACCGACGGCTGGCAGCGCCAGCTGCGCCTGACGCCGATGCGCGGCCCCGGCTACCTGGTCGTCAAGGTCATCTCGGCGATGGCCGTGGCGCTGCCGGTGCTGCTCGTGGTCTTCCTGGCGGGCCTCGCGCTCGGCGTCCACATGACCGCCGCGCAGTGGGGCCTGGTGCTGGTGTCGCTGTGGGTCGGCGTGCTCCCGTTCGCCGTGCTCGGCCTGGCCATCGGCCTGTTCGGCAAGGGCGACACGGTCGGCGCGGTCACCGGCGCGCTGATGATGCCGCTGGGCATGCTCGGCGGCCTGTGGATCCCGCTGTACGTCCTGCCGGACTGGATGGCGACGCTGGCGCACTTCTTCCCGACGTACTGGCTCGGCCGGCTCGGCCTGGAACCGCTCGCCCACGCCGGCGGGCTGGGTCTCGCGGTGCTGGTGCTGGCCGGCTGGCTGGTCGTGCCCGCCCTGGTCGTGGTGCGCCGGTTCCGGCTGGACACGGCCAGGCTGTGA
- a CDS encoding winged helix-turn-helix domain-containing protein, protein MSDLPQLDPVIHAQARLRVTVALAGLHTDDQITFPRLQQLLDMTAGNLSTHLRKLEDAEYVEITKAYEHRTPVTLVRLTAAGRAAFESYTKALHQLLDATGGD, encoded by the coding sequence ATGAGCGACCTGCCGCAGCTCGACCCGGTCATCCACGCCCAGGCGCGGCTGCGGGTCACCGTCGCGCTCGCCGGGCTCCACACCGACGACCAGATCACCTTCCCGCGCCTGCAGCAGCTCCTGGACATGACGGCCGGCAACCTCTCGACGCACCTGCGCAAGCTCGAGGACGCCGAGTACGTCGAGATCACCAAGGCCTACGAGCACCGCACGCCGGTCACGCTGGTCCGGCTGACCGCGGCCGGGCGCGCGGCGTTCGAGAGCTACACCAAGGCGCTGCACCAGCTGCTGGACGCCACCGGCGGGGACTGA
- a CDS encoding aminotransferase class V-fold PLP-dependent enzyme: MTRISPRYLLQFDEPAGYLDFARFGPPSHAVLDTTAALLDQATTAGPSTVDELMRQEIRAKAAAARLSGSDTDHTVLLPNTSLGLFQAAFHSSGDVLVSAAEFPANTYPWARAEQAGRLRVRRLTGGYVTPERVAEALTPEITTVSVSAVDFRTGFRADLAALRDVVGDRLLVVDGIQGFGVVEEPWEAADVLVVGGQKWLRAGWGTGFAVLSDLALERMDPVLSGWTGARDPGLFDDEIHPPDATAQSWSISNLSPITSGAFAEALELVEDAGVGAIAARIAERLASFEEVLASCGAEVVSATERRAGILAFTLPGHPAEQVGAALATAGIAATVRPEHVRLSPHASTPAAAADLLREALETLTKPREPLVVPAAGATTHEVLTALVPAIPGLAAMLGPGNEVLLHDLSRLPDSIVAIAGDLTGRNVGGPMTDLLLGLVRRGTTQDLTNYRTHGPDGRPIRSSTLFLRDADGVAVGCLCVNSVDGSAPAGGNGEPETFPPDVDSLQRFLVDRAVTKAGIPVDLMKKRHKAAVVRELDEAGYFLIKDAVDHLAGRLDVTRYTIYNYLNEIRA; this comes from the coding sequence GTGACGCGGATTTCGCCCCGGTACCTGCTCCAGTTCGACGAGCCCGCCGGCTACCTCGACTTCGCCCGGTTCGGGCCGCCGTCGCACGCGGTGCTCGACACGACGGCCGCGCTGCTCGACCAGGCCACCACGGCCGGTCCGTCCACTGTGGACGAGCTGATGCGGCAGGAGATCCGGGCCAAGGCCGCCGCCGCGCGGCTGTCCGGCTCGGACACCGACCACACGGTCCTGCTGCCGAACACCAGCCTCGGGTTGTTCCAGGCCGCGTTCCACAGCAGCGGCGACGTCCTGGTGTCGGCCGCGGAGTTCCCCGCCAACACCTACCCGTGGGCGCGCGCCGAACAGGCCGGACGCCTTCGCGTCCGCCGCCTGACCGGCGGTTATGTGACCCCTGAGCGGGTCGCGGAAGCGTTGACGCCGGAGATCACCACGGTCAGCGTCAGCGCGGTCGACTTCCGCACCGGCTTCCGCGCCGACCTCGCGGCCCTGCGGGACGTCGTCGGCGACCGGCTGCTGGTCGTCGACGGTATCCAGGGCTTCGGCGTGGTCGAGGAGCCGTGGGAGGCCGCCGACGTCCTGGTCGTCGGCGGGCAGAAGTGGCTGCGCGCGGGCTGGGGCACCGGCTTCGCGGTGCTGTCGGATCTTGCGTTGGAGCGGATGGACCCGGTGCTGTCGGGCTGGACCGGGGCGCGCGACCCCGGCCTGTTCGACGACGAGATCCACCCGCCGGACGCCACCGCCCAGTCCTGGTCCATTTCGAACCTCAGCCCGATCACGTCGGGCGCGTTCGCCGAGGCCCTGGAGCTGGTGGAGGACGCCGGTGTCGGCGCCATCGCGGCGCGGATCGCCGAGCGGCTGGCCTCCTTCGAGGAGGTGCTGGCGTCCTGCGGCGCCGAGGTCGTCTCGGCAACTGAACGGCGGGCGGGCATCCTGGCGTTCACCCTGCCCGGGCACCCGGCCGAGCAGGTCGGCGCGGCGCTGGCCACGGCGGGAATCGCGGCGACCGTGCGGCCCGAGCACGTCCGGCTCTCGCCGCACGCCTCCACTCCGGCGGCCGCCGCGGATCTGCTCCGGGAAGCGCTGGAGACGCTGACGAAGCCGCGCGAACCGCTGGTCGTCCCGGCCGCGGGCGCGACGACGCACGAGGTGCTGACCGCGCTGGTGCCCGCGATCCCGGGGCTGGCCGCGATGCTCGGGCCGGGCAACGAGGTGCTGCTGCACGACCTGAGCCGGCTGCCGGACTCGATCGTCGCGATCGCGGGCGACCTGACCGGCCGCAACGTCGGCGGCCCGATGACCGACCTGCTGCTCGGCCTGGTCCGCCGCGGCACCACCCAGGACCTGACGAACTACCGCACGCACGGCCCGGACGGCCGCCCGATCCGCTCGTCGACGCTGTTCCTGCGCGACGCCGACGGGGTCGCGGTCGGCTGCCTGTGCGTCAACAGCGTCGACGGGTCCGCGCCGGCGGGCGGCAACGGGGAACCGGAGACTTTCCCACCGGACGTCGACAGCCTGCAACGCTTCCTCGTCGACCGCGCGGTCACCAAGGCCGGGATCCCGGTGGACCTCATGAAGAAGCGGCACAAGGCGGCGGTGGTCCGCGAGCTCGACGAAGCCGGTTATTTCCTCATCAAGGACGCGGTCGACCACCTGGCCGGGCGCCTCGACGTCACGCGCTACACGATCTACAACTACCTCAACGAAATCCGCGCCTGA
- a CDS encoding ABC transporter substrate-binding protein codes for MSRCRAAQAVLLASLAVLVTACGGGPDGAGGTSQAAGAPASGIPDTAAIVQAVQKDAQLNAALPANVKQAGLHLASNLQSAPNNFYAADGKTPIGYEVDLAKAIAAKLGVTVTHQDMAFGSLITSLQSGRIDLTMAGMNDTKARQAQIDFVDYFTSGITIMIRKGNPDGITGPDALCGKNVAVVQGTSHQKFAEAQSTKCTQAGKPALNVTATDSDNQNQNQLRTGRVAAILNDLPSAVYISRTAGDGKFFEVVPGEPIEGGPYGIGVNKQNTPLRDSVQKALQALITDGTYGKILQAWGVEQGAIKEAAVNGGS; via the coding sequence ATGTCCCGTTGTCGTGCCGCACAGGCAGTGCTGCTCGCGAGCCTGGCCGTCCTGGTGACGGCCTGTGGTGGTGGCCCGGACGGCGCGGGCGGGACGTCGCAGGCCGCCGGCGCGCCCGCGTCCGGCATCCCGGACACCGCCGCGATCGTCCAGGCCGTGCAGAAGGACGCCCAGCTCAACGCGGCTCTGCCGGCGAACGTCAAGCAGGCGGGGCTGCACCTGGCGTCCAACCTGCAGTCCGCGCCCAACAACTTCTACGCCGCCGACGGCAAGACCCCGATCGGCTACGAGGTCGACCTCGCCAAGGCGATCGCCGCCAAGCTCGGCGTCACCGTGACCCACCAGGACATGGCGTTCGGCTCGCTCATCACCAGCCTCCAGTCCGGCCGCATCGACCTCACGATGGCCGGCATGAACGACACCAAGGCCCGCCAGGCGCAGATCGACTTCGTCGACTACTTCACCTCGGGCATCACGATCATGATCCGCAAGGGCAACCCGGACGGCATCACCGGACCGGACGCGCTCTGCGGCAAGAACGTCGCCGTCGTGCAGGGCACCAGCCACCAGAAGTTCGCCGAGGCGCAGAGCACCAAGTGCACGCAGGCCGGCAAGCCCGCGCTGAACGTCACCGCGACCGACAGCGACAACCAGAACCAGAACCAGCTGCGCACCGGCCGCGTCGCGGCGATCCTCAACGACCTCCCCAGCGCCGTCTACATCTCGCGGACGGCGGGCGACGGCAAGTTCTTCGAGGTCGTCCCCGGCGAGCCGATCGAGGGCGGGCCGTACGGGATCGGCGTCAACAAGCAGAACACGCCGCTGCGCGATTCCGTCCAGAAGGCGCTGCAGGCCCTGATCACCGACGGCACCTACGGCAAGATCCTGCAGGCCTGGGGCGTCGAGCAGGGCGCGATCAAGGAGGCCGCGGTCAATGGCGGGTCCTGA
- a CDS encoding effector-associated constant component EACC1, which translates to MTESDTRRALVRLEADDEADAEELDRLARRLRAELGELDVDLRAVPGEVPDGAKSADPVTVGSLMVAFSAAGGVFPGLVETLREWLGRQAGRHKITMTIDGDTVELERATSAERQQLIDAFVQRHG; encoded by the coding sequence ATGACCGAATCGGACACCCGGCGGGCGCTGGTGCGGCTCGAAGCGGACGACGAGGCCGACGCCGAGGAGCTCGACCGGCTCGCCCGGCGCCTGCGGGCGGAGCTGGGCGAGCTCGACGTCGACCTGCGGGCGGTGCCGGGCGAGGTACCGGACGGCGCGAAGTCGGCCGACCCGGTGACGGTCGGTTCGCTGATGGTGGCGTTCAGCGCGGCCGGCGGAGTGTTCCCGGGCCTGGTGGAGACGCTGCGCGAGTGGCTCGGCCGCCAGGCGGGCCGCCACAAGATCACGATGACGATCGACGGGGACACGGTCGAGCTGGAGCGGGCGACGTCGGCCGAGCGGCAGCAGCTGATCGACGCCTTCGTCCAGCGGCACGGCTGA
- a CDS encoding DNA polymerase IV, whose translation MARWVIHLDLDAFYASAEQLTRPTLAGRPVLVGGTGPRGVVAGASYESRAFGIKSAMPMAQARRLLPANGVIVPPRFRVYERLSQEVFAVVTSVAPVLEKISLDEAFAEPPALAGASLDEVTSFCASLRSRIREETGLVASIGAGNGKQIAKIASDEAKPDGLLVVPQGTEREFLAPLPVRALWGIGPVAEGKLRFIGVQTLGQLAALSEQDAVATLGGVVGRDLRRLATGFDDRPVADRGETKQVSAETTFDTDIKDLASLRAEVRRIAVGAHKRLVKAERVARTVVIKLRHTDMHTVTRSETISAPTDDLAELSAVAERLLLDPAEFGGIRLAGVAYSGLSVPHQDALFSLSVPEAPASTVVTAAAPVAAPPPSEWRQGDDVVHEEFGTGWVQGAGHGRVTVRFEHRTSGPGAAKTFPQTDPALTRGDPGDCLR comes from the coding sequence GTGGCCCGCTGGGTGATCCACCTCGACCTGGACGCCTTCTACGCTTCGGCCGAGCAGCTCACCCGCCCGACGCTGGCCGGGCGTCCGGTGCTCGTCGGCGGCACCGGGCCACGCGGCGTCGTCGCGGGCGCGAGCTACGAGTCCCGCGCGTTCGGCATCAAGTCGGCGATGCCGATGGCCCAGGCGCGGCGGCTGCTCCCGGCGAACGGCGTGATCGTGCCGCCGCGGTTCCGCGTCTACGAACGGCTCAGCCAGGAGGTCTTCGCCGTCGTCACGTCGGTGGCGCCGGTGCTGGAGAAGATCTCCCTGGACGAGGCGTTCGCCGAGCCGCCGGCGCTGGCGGGCGCGTCGCTCGACGAGGTGACTTCCTTCTGCGCCTCGCTGCGGTCCCGCATCCGCGAGGAGACCGGGCTGGTGGCGTCGATCGGCGCCGGCAACGGGAAGCAGATCGCCAAGATCGCGTCGGACGAAGCCAAGCCGGACGGCCTGCTCGTGGTGCCGCAGGGCACCGAACGGGAGTTCCTCGCGCCGCTGCCGGTGCGCGCGCTGTGGGGGATCGGGCCGGTGGCCGAGGGCAAGCTGCGGTTCATCGGCGTCCAGACGCTCGGGCAGCTGGCGGCACTGTCCGAACAGGACGCGGTCGCGACGCTGGGCGGCGTGGTCGGCCGCGACCTGCGTCGCCTGGCGACGGGCTTCGACGACCGCCCGGTGGCCGACCGCGGCGAGACCAAACAGGTCAGCGCGGAGACGACGTTCGACACGGACATCAAGGACCTGGCCTCGTTGCGGGCGGAGGTCCGGCGGATCGCGGTGGGGGCGCACAAGCGGCTGGTCAAGGCCGAGCGCGTGGCCCGCACGGTGGTGATCAAGCTGCGGCACACGGACATGCACACGGTGACCCGCTCCGAGACGATCTCCGCGCCCACGGACGACTTGGCGGAGCTTTCGGCGGTGGCGGAACGCCTGCTGCTGGACCCGGCGGAGTTCGGCGGCATCCGGCTGGCGGGCGTCGCGTACAGCGGGTTGTCGGTGCCGCACCAGGACGCGCTGTTCAGTCTCTCCGTTCCGGAAGCCCCGGCTTCGACGGTGGTCACCGCCGCGGCCCCGGTCGCCGCCCCGCCGCCGTCGGAGTGGCGGCAGGGCGACGACGTGGTGCACGAAGAGTTCGGCACGGGCTGGGTCCAGGGCGCGGGCCACGGCCGCGTGACGGTCCGGTTCGAGCACCGGACGAGTGGCCCGGGCGCGGCGAAGACGTTCCCCCAGACCGACCCGGCCCTGACCCGCGGCGACCCTGGCGACTGCCTGCGCTGA
- a CDS encoding alpha/beta hydrolase produces the protein MRRTVFAAVAAAAVASALVAAPAATAAPAPAAGTIAWGPCTDPTLVAAGAECGYLGVPLDYSKPHGEQIQLAVDRVKHKVPDAQYQGVMLTNPGGPGGSGLLLATRGPRVPNHAGDAYDWIGFDPRGVGSSKPALSCDPNYMDYNRPQYVPFTPQLEKTWLNRSKGYAEACAKNNSKALLENMKTTDTVKDMDSIRKALGAKQLNFYGYSYGTYLGQVYGTLFPQNVRRMVLDSTVDPRGVWYGDNLDQDVAFDKNILIWFGWLAQHDDVYHLGKTQSAVQRVVNEQLLKAQFNPAGGVIGPDEILDVIQQASYYQLRWTLLGDALSRFVNQGDWQNWKSLFEAFGGRGDDNGYAVYLAVQCSDVQWPQSWNQWKIDNWKTFTKAPYFTWQNAWFNAPCLYWPAKAGKPTKVDGRGVQSVLMIDETLDAATPFPGSLEVRGRFPGASLIAEPGGTSHAITPRGNACVDNKIADYLATGALPARKPGRTADVECAPLPQPTPPAPTAAKADLGATQGLVAGRFTG, from the coding sequence GTGAGACGTACCGTTTTCGCCGCGGTGGCCGCCGCCGCGGTGGCGTCCGCGCTCGTGGCCGCTCCGGCCGCGACCGCGGCGCCCGCACCGGCAGCCGGGACGATCGCCTGGGGGCCGTGCACCGACCCCACGCTCGTCGCCGCCGGCGCCGAATGCGGGTACCTGGGGGTTCCCCTCGACTACTCCAAGCCGCACGGCGAGCAGATCCAGCTCGCCGTCGACCGCGTCAAGCACAAGGTGCCCGACGCGCAGTACCAGGGCGTCATGCTGACCAACCCGGGTGGCCCCGGCGGCTCCGGGCTGCTGCTCGCGACCCGCGGCCCGCGCGTGCCGAACCACGCCGGCGACGCCTACGACTGGATCGGCTTCGACCCGCGCGGTGTCGGTTCCAGCAAGCCCGCGCTGAGCTGCGACCCGAACTACATGGACTACAACCGTCCCCAGTACGTGCCGTTCACCCCGCAGCTGGAGAAGACCTGGCTGAACCGCTCCAAGGGGTACGCCGAGGCCTGCGCGAAGAACAACTCGAAGGCCCTGCTGGAGAACATGAAGACGACCGACACGGTCAAGGACATGGACTCCATCCGCAAGGCACTCGGTGCGAAGCAGCTGAACTTCTATGGCTACTCCTACGGCACCTACCTCGGTCAGGTGTACGGCACGCTGTTCCCGCAGAACGTCCGCCGGATGGTGCTCGACTCGACCGTCGACCCGCGCGGCGTCTGGTACGGCGACAACCTGGACCAGGACGTCGCGTTCGACAAGAACATCCTCATCTGGTTCGGCTGGCTCGCCCAGCACGACGACGTCTACCACCTCGGCAAGACCCAGTCCGCGGTGCAGCGCGTGGTCAACGAGCAGCTGCTCAAGGCGCAGTTCAACCCGGCGGGCGGCGTGATCGGCCCGGACGAGATCCTCGACGTCATCCAGCAGGCCTCGTACTACCAGCTGCGGTGGACGCTGCTGGGCGACGCGCTTTCGCGGTTCGTCAACCAGGGCGACTGGCAGAACTGGAAGTCGCTGTTCGAGGCCTTCGGCGGCCGTGGCGACGACAACGGTTACGCGGTCTACCTGGCCGTCCAGTGCTCCGACGTCCAGTGGCCGCAGAGCTGGAACCAGTGGAAGATCGACAACTGGAAGACGTTCACGAAGGCGCCGTACTTCACCTGGCAGAACGCGTGGTTCAACGCGCCGTGCCTGTACTGGCCCGCGAAGGCCGGCAAGCCGACCAAGGTCGACGGTCGCGGCGTCCAGAGCGTCCTGATGATCGACGAGACCCTGGACGCGGCGACGCCGTTCCCGGGCAGCCTCGAGGTCCGCGGCCGCTTCCCCGGCGCTTCGCTGATCGCGGAGCCGGGTGGCACGAGCCACGCGATCACCCCGCGCGGCAACGCGTGCGTGGACAACAAGATCGCGGACTACCTGGCGACAGGCGCGCTCCCGGCCCGCAAGCCGGGCCGCACGGCCGACGTCGAGTGCGCCCCGCTGCCCCAGCCGACGCCCCCGGCGCCGACCGCGGCGAAGGCCGATCTCGGCGCGACTCAGGGTCTGGTGGCCGGGCGGTTCACCGGCTGA
- a CDS encoding amino acid ABC transporter permease → MAGPEPLPIVRLRHWGRWVAAAIILALLVLLGIALGNAQIAWNQVPDFVFYKVMATGLLNTVVLAVLSQAVAIVLGIVIALLRRSANPVARWFAAGYIWIFRGLPVLLQILLWYNLALVFPVIDIPFLVHEQTNVLISAFTAAFLGLALNESAYMAEIVRAGLNSVDSGQTEAAKSIGMTPAATLRRVVLPQAMRVIIPPTGNDFINMLKGTSMASVIGVTELIHAANNISSNNLLVMETLLAAAVWYMVVVTVAGVGQHYLERSFGQADRGPLSRAGKALRGVPLVRSARV, encoded by the coding sequence ATGGCGGGTCCTGAACCGCTGCCCATCGTCCGGCTCCGCCACTGGGGCCGGTGGGTCGCCGCCGCGATCATCCTCGCGCTGCTCGTGCTGCTGGGCATCGCCCTCGGCAACGCGCAGATCGCGTGGAACCAGGTCCCGGACTTCGTCTTCTACAAGGTGATGGCGACCGGCCTGCTCAACACGGTCGTGCTGGCGGTGCTGTCGCAGGCCGTCGCGATCGTGCTCGGCATCGTCATCGCCCTGCTGCGCCGCAGCGCCAACCCGGTCGCGCGGTGGTTCGCCGCCGGCTACATCTGGATCTTCCGCGGCCTTCCCGTGCTGCTCCAGATCCTGCTTTGGTACAACCTGGCGCTCGTCTTCCCGGTCATCGACATCCCGTTCCTGGTCCACGAGCAGACGAACGTGCTGATCAGCGCGTTCACCGCCGCGTTCCTCGGCCTCGCGCTCAACGAAAGCGCGTACATGGCCGAGATCGTCCGCGCCGGGCTGAACAGCGTCGACAGCGGCCAGACCGAAGCCGCGAAGTCGATCGGCATGACGCCGGCCGCGACCCTGCGCCGGGTCGTGCTGCCCCAAGCCATGCGCGTGATCATCCCGCCGACCGGCAACGACTTCATCAACATGCTCAAGGGTACGTCGATGGCGTCGGTGATCGGCGTGACCGAGCTGATCCACGCGGCCAACAACATCTCGTCGAACAACCTGCTGGTGATGGAGACGCTGCTGGCCGCGGCCGTCTGGTACATGGTCGTGGTGACCGTCGCCGGGGTCGGCCAGCACTACCTGGAACGCTCCTTCGGGCAGGCCGATCGCGGGCCGCTTTCCCGCGCCGGCAAGGCGTTGCGCGGCGTGCCGCTGGTGAGGAGTGCCCGTGTCTGA